One uncultured Caproiciproducens sp. DNA segment encodes these proteins:
- a CDS encoding chemotaxis protein CheW gives MENEKDLVSTEEELDTNEMKGKYLTFWTDKQLFGVPIADVVQIIGKQEITPIPDSPGYAKGVINLRGDIIPVIDVRLRFKKEEVEYDEHTCIIVTKIEENHIGFIVDSVDEVTTISDENISPAPRMSKDQTNAYLTGIGKVESKVVMLLDTSKILNEKEIEIVSNAAKIQ, from the coding sequence ATGGAAAACGAAAAAGACTTAGTTTCAACTGAAGAAGAACTTGACACAAATGAAATGAAGGGTAAATATCTTACTTTTTGGACCGATAAGCAATTATTTGGCGTTCCGATAGCGGATGTGGTTCAAATTATAGGGAAACAGGAAATTACGCCTATTCCCGACTCCCCCGGCTACGCGAAAGGTGTTATCAACCTGCGGGGTGATATTATCCCCGTCATCGACGTACGGCTCAGATTCAAAAAAGAAGAAGTTGAATATGACGAACACACCTGTATTATCGTGACCAAAATCGAAGAAAATCATATCGGTTTTATTGTGGACTCTGTTGATGAAGTTACAACCATCAGTGATGAAAATATTTCACCCGCTCCCAGGATGTCCAAAGATCAAACAAACGCATATTTGACCGGTATCGGCAAAGTCGAAAGCAAGGTTGTGATGCTTTTAGATACCAGTAAAATTCTAAATGAAAAAGAAATTGAAATTGTCAGCAATGCTGCAAAAATTCAATAA
- a CDS encoding methyl-accepting chemotaxis protein, whose product MQRDNVKLPGKLMLSFIGISILSIICSGAAVYLYLKFSIFAPFAIILILAACAISLIVARLTSVKIYRPIQEIAKAAEQMALGNLEVSVEYESKSEIGQLAKAFSSTITRLKEYMNEITSVLSSMADGNFNIEITQNYQGNFVAIKTALENISSKLNSYLTQIDRSTDQVAVGSTQVASAAQALAQGATEQASSIQELSASITEISEQVNSNATNSAEANRASTDAENKIQSVSDEMNRMLQAMSEISESSTKISNIIKTIDDIARQTNILALNAAVEAARAGAAGKGFAVVADEVRNLASKSAEAAKDTTALIENSLLAVEKGKKITDATAVTLNDVIKATLKSANLITSISEASNAQATAISQVTLGVEQISAVVQTNSATAEQSAASSQEMSNHAQALKSLLSNFNIKSDIESDVSRYSDTSFAAPDIAVGQNFSSSKY is encoded by the coding sequence ATGCAAAGGGATAATGTAAAACTTCCGGGAAAATTGATGCTTTCATTCATTGGAATCTCGATTCTATCTATCATATGCAGCGGGGCCGCGGTTTATCTGTACCTCAAATTCAGTATTTTCGCCCCGTTTGCTATTATACTAATCTTGGCAGCATGTGCCATTTCATTGATTGTCGCGAGGTTAACTTCGGTTAAAATTTACCGTCCAATTCAAGAAATAGCAAAAGCAGCCGAACAAATGGCGCTGGGAAATTTGGAAGTATCAGTTGAGTATGAGTCAAAAAGCGAAATCGGGCAGCTGGCGAAAGCATTTTCCAGTACGATTACCAGACTGAAAGAATACATGAATGAGATTACAAGTGTGTTAAGTTCGATGGCAGACGGTAATTTTAATATTGAAATCACACAAAATTACCAAGGTAATTTTGTGGCAATCAAAACGGCGCTTGAAAATATTTCGTCCAAGCTGAATTCATATTTGACTCAGATTGATCGTTCCACCGACCAAGTGGCAGTCGGTTCGACTCAGGTTGCAAGTGCAGCCCAGGCTTTGGCACAGGGGGCAACCGAACAGGCAAGCTCTATTCAAGAGCTGTCCGCTTCCATTACTGAGATTTCAGAGCAGGTAAATAGCAACGCAACGAATTCCGCCGAAGCGAACAGAGCATCTACCGATGCAGAGAATAAAATTCAAAGCGTCTCCGATGAAATGAATAGAATGCTGCAGGCGATGAGCGAAATCAGCGAGTCATCCACAAAAATCAGTAACATTATTAAAACAATTGATGATATTGCGCGTCAGACAAATATTCTGGCGTTGAACGCAGCAGTGGAAGCTGCGAGAGCCGGAGCCGCCGGAAAAGGCTTTGCGGTGGTAGCAGACGAAGTAAGGAATCTGGCAAGTAAAAGTGCGGAAGCCGCCAAAGACACCACTGCATTGATTGAAAATTCCCTTCTGGCCGTGGAAAAAGGCAAAAAAATTACAGATGCCACTGCTGTAACACTGAATGATGTCATTAAGGCAACATTAAAATCAGCCAACCTGATCACCAGCATTTCAGAGGCTTCCAACGCGCAGGCAACCGCCATCAGTCAGGTCACATTAGGCGTGGAGCAGATTTCGGCTGTCGTTCAGACCAATTCCGCAACCGCAGAACAAAGCGCTGCCTCGAGTCAGGAAATGTCAAATCACGCACAGGCGCTGAAATCGCTTCTCAGCAATTTTAATATAAAGTCCGACATTGAAAGCGATGTTTCAAGATATTCAGACACAAGTTTTGCTGCACCAGATATTGCTGTCGGGCAAAACTTTTCTTCATCTAAATATTAA
- a CDS encoding PilZ domain-containing protein: MYPISEQYLHSPCEIKTLSNELLTTGIIGDILNGSVQISNNFDIMPILHCNMQVKINIYNHSLGFKVLIGKVFLSTTEMMQITDIQSLADFERRSFFRLKINIPTQATFLQDDSSSDEESKVFDLTVTDLSLSGLFITTREYLDIGQSFILSLKLYEMDISFCCQVQRINPVDFSLNGYGCSFLDNSTRQFDLLCKFIFEKQREQIKILREEKP, encoded by the coding sequence ATGTATCCAATTTCTGAACAGTATCTGCATTCCCCGTGCGAAATCAAAACACTTTCCAATGAATTGCTTACCACAGGAATAATAGGCGACATTTTGAACGGATCCGTACAAATTTCAAATAACTTTGATATAATGCCGATCCTTCACTGCAACATGCAGGTAAAAATCAATATTTACAATCATTCTTTAGGATTCAAAGTGTTAATCGGAAAGGTTTTTCTATCTACTACGGAAATGATGCAAATTACGGACATACAAAGCCTGGCCGACTTTGAACGAAGAAGCTTTTTCCGTCTTAAGATCAATATACCAACACAGGCTACTTTTCTTCAGGACGATTCGTCGTCTGACGAAGAATCGAAAGTGTTTGATCTTACCGTGACGGATTTAAGTTTGAGCGGTTTGTTCATCACTACCAGAGAATATCTTGATATCGGCCAGTCTTTTATTCTATCGCTTAAGCTTTATGAAATGGATATTTCATTTTGCTGTCAGGTTCAGCGAATTAATCCGGTCGATTTTTCCCTGAACGGTTACGGCTGTTCGTTTCTTGATAATTCAACCCGCCAGTTTGATCTTCTGTGTAAATTTATTTTTGAAAAACAACGGGAGCAAATTAAGATCTTACGTGAAGAAAAGCCTTGA
- a CDS encoding HD-GYP domain-containing protein, which produces MTFVPIDKLKAGMILDRDIYLFNSITSKIIMLRCGQILTQAYIEKLHEFDILGAYIQTKQDKERIVIKTHVRQPVKRELRQEAITNIHQVYDMFNQVAQKINVSSINQTMNISKKLVNSLKCNVEAKISIANLKLYDDYTYNHSLGVSILSIAIGLELGLKTQDLYDLGLCALLHDIGKMSVPISIIAKPSKLTEEEFNIVKQHPAKGAEFFIKHHLANDTICAGVLTHHEKYDGTGYPSGLSGDDIPLFGRIISVADVYDALTSIRPYRKPSAPSEAIEYIMGSSGIAFDLAIVRAFLNKVAPYPIGSCVKLSNGEMAIIVKQNDYNPSRPIIRLFNKPEVLLDLCMQRDVQNIVIEDICSVTTNDD; this is translated from the coding sequence ATGACTTTTGTTCCAATCGATAAATTAAAAGCGGGAATGATATTAGACAGAGATATTTATCTGTTTAACAGCATCACATCAAAAATCATTATGTTGAGATGCGGGCAGATTTTAACACAGGCATATATTGAAAAGCTTCATGAGTTCGACATCCTTGGCGCCTATATTCAAACCAAACAGGATAAAGAAAGAATTGTAATTAAGACGCATGTCCGACAGCCGGTTAAAAGAGAATTGAGGCAGGAAGCTATTACAAATATCCACCAGGTGTATGACATGTTTAATCAGGTAGCTCAAAAAATTAATGTAAGCAGTATCAACCAGACGATGAACATTTCAAAAAAACTTGTCAACTCATTAAAATGTAATGTGGAAGCGAAGATCAGTATTGCAAATCTGAAACTCTATGATGACTATACATACAATCATTCTTTGGGAGTTTCCATTCTTTCAATCGCGATTGGGTTGGAACTTGGATTAAAAACACAGGATTTGTATGACCTTGGATTATGTGCTCTTCTGCATGATATCGGTAAAATGTCGGTTCCCATATCCATCATTGCAAAACCGTCCAAGCTGACGGAAGAAGAATTCAATATTGTAAAACAGCACCCTGCGAAGGGGGCGGAATTTTTTATTAAGCATCATCTGGCGAATGATACGATATGCGCCGGTGTCCTTACACACCATGAAAAGTACGATGGGACAGGCTACCCCAGCGGGCTTTCCGGTGATGATATTCCTTTATTTGGAAGAATTATTTCAGTTGCTGACGTTTACGATGCTTTGACTTCAATCAGGCCGTACAGAAAACCGTCGGCTCCGTCGGAAGCGATTGAATATATTATGGGCTCAAGCGGCATAGCGTTTGATCTCGCGATTGTGAGAGCGTTTTTAAACAAGGTCGCTCCCTATCCGATTGGTTCCTGTGTCAAGCTCAGCAATGGCGAAATGGCGATTATCGTAAAGCAAAATGATTATAATCCTTCCCGCCCGATCATTCGCCTTTTCAACAAGCCGGAGGTCCTGCTTGATTTGTGTATGCAGCGCGACGTGCAAAATATCGTAATAGAAGATATTTGCAGTGTTACGACAAACGACGACTGA